The sequence CAAGGCTGGAAATGGGCCTCGGCCGAACCGGCTACCGAGCGCTGGGGAGCTTTGCAGTGATGCCGCTGTCACGCTCGCAGCGTGCTGCGATCATCGGCGCGGCAGTGCTGCTGGCTACACTGACGATCAGCGGCTGCAGCAGCATCGGCGGTTTTACCGGCGCTGCCGCCGGCGTCGCCAGCGGCGCCGTCACCTCCAATCCGGCCGTCGGCTACGCCATCGGCATCGGCGTCCAGGCGGCTACCGACGCTACCACCAAATACATTTTCCGCAACTGGCAAAAGGGCGAGCAGGACGAGATCGCTGCCGTGGTCGGCAATCTCGATGTCGGCCACGCCAGCCGCTGGGCGATCGTGCACCAGATCCCTTACGCCAACGAGCATGGAGAAGTGCGGGTGGTGCGCGTGATCGACACGCCGCTGGCCTTGTGCAAGGAAGTCATCATGTCGGTCGACAGTGGCGAGGGCGACCAGCTCAAGCGCGGCTGGTACACCGGCAGCGCCTGCCGCAGCAACGATATCTGGCGCTGGGCAGTGGCTGAGCCGGCGGTGGAGCGCTGGGGCAGCTTGCAATAAGCTGGCGCGGCAGCGATGCCTGGAAAGAATGACCGTCACCTGCATGACAGCTATTCAGATGAAATGTATAGTGTGCTGATTCTTTTCAGGATCAAAAATGACCGCACCTTCAAAAAGCCCGCTGCAGGTTGTGCAGGCCCAGCTTGACGCCTACAACGCTAAAGACATCGAAGCTTTGCTGCTGGCCTATGCGCCGGACGCCGAACAGTACACGCTGCATGGCGCCCTGCTGGCGCGCGGACAGGAACAGATGCGTGAGCGCTTCCTTGTCAGGTTTGGGGAACCGGACCTGCATGCGCGCCTGCTCAATCGCACCGTCATGGCGAACGTTGTAGTTGACTACGAACTGATCACCCGCAATTTTCCTGAAGGCGTCGGCACGGTCGAGATGATCTGTGTGTACGAAGTGGCGGAGGAGCGGATTCGCAAAGCTTCTTTTGCGGTTGGCGCAACCAGGATGAACACTCGTCCGTGAGCCCGGGATAACGCCTTAGCCGGCTGGGCGTTTGCCATCAATACGGAGCAGGAATGCTGAACGGATTAAACCATCTGACGCTGGCGGTAAGCGATCTTTCCCGCAGCGTGCATTTTTACCAGTCCACACTGGGCTTGCGCCTGTATGCCCGCTGGGATCATGGCGCTTATCTGTCGACAGGCGGGCTCTGGCTATGCCTGTCGCACGATCCGCGGCGGACTGACGCCGCTGGCGCTGACTATACTCACTACGCGTTCACGATTGCCGGCAGCGACTTTGCAGATTTTGTGCAGGCGATGCGCAAGGCAGGCGTCGTTGAATGGAAAGATAATCGTAGCGAAGGCGCATCCTTTTACTTTCTCGATCCCGATGGCCACCAGCTGGAAGCCCATGTCGGCGACCTCGCCAGCCGCCTGCAGGCCTGCCGCGACCGGCCCTATGCAGGGATGCAGTTTTTCGATTGATCTGAGAACTGGGGCGAGGAATTGACAGCTACCGGAGAGGCAGCTTACGGCCACCTCGCTCAACTTGCTAAGCCATCAGCCACCTAAATAAGCTTCCAGCACCTTCGGATTATTCAGCAGGTTGCTGCCGCTGTCCGCCAGCACGATCTTGCCGTTCTCCAGCACATAGCCGTGCTGGGCAATCCGCAGCGCCTGGCGGACGTTCTGTTCCACCAGCAGTATGGTCAGCCCGGTGCGGTTGATTTCTTCGACGATGCGGAAGATTTCCTGCACCAGCAAGGGCGCCAGCCCCATCGAGGGTTCGTCCAGCAGCAGCACGCGCGGCTTGGCCATCAGCGCGCGGCCGATCGCCAGCATCTGCTGCTCGCCGCCCGACAGGTTGCCGGCCAGGCCGTCCTTGCGCCGCTGCAGCACCGGGAACAGGGAGTACACCCAGTCCAGATCCTTGGCGATATTTTCCTTGTCCTGGCGGGTATAGGCGCCCAGCGCCAGGTTCTCGGCCACGCTCAGTGTGGTGAGCGTGGCGCGGCCTTCGGCCACCTGCACCACGCCGCTCTGGACGATCTTGTGCGGCGCCAGCCTGGTCAGGTCTTGTTGCCCGAGCAGTACCTGACCGCGCTGCGGCTTCAGTAGACCGGAGATGGCCAGCAGGGTGGTGCTCTTGCCGGCGCCGTTGGCGCCCACCAGAGCGGTGATCTCGCCTTGCTTGAGGTTCAGCTCTATGCCCTTGACGGCTTCGATATGGCCGTAGGAGACCGCCAGGTCCCGTACTTGCAGGATAGGCTCTGGGTGCTTGTTTGCGGTGGCCGTCATTCGCTGTCTTCCTTGCCCAGGTAGGCTTCGATCACTTCCTGGTTGTTCTTGATTTCGTCGGGGCTGCCTTCGGCGATGATGCGGCCGAAATTGAGTACGGCGATGCGGTCGCACAAGCCCATCACGAAGCGCATGTCATGCTCGATCATGAAGATGCTGAAGCCGCGCTGCTTGATG comes from Collimonas pratensis and encodes:
- a CDS encoding ABC transporter ATP-binding protein, yielding MTATANKHPEPILQVRDLAVSYGHIEAVKGIELNLKQGEITALVGANGAGKSTTLLAISGLLKPQRGQVLLGQQDLTRLAPHKIVQSGVVQVAEGRATLTTLSVAENLALGAYTRQDKENIAKDLDWVYSLFPVLQRRKDGLAGNLSGGEQQMLAIGRALMAKPRVLLLDEPSMGLAPLLVQEIFRIVEEINRTGLTILLVEQNVRQALRIAQHGYVLENGKIVLADSGSNLLNNPKVLEAYLGG
- a CDS encoding nuclear transport factor 2 family protein, with amino-acid sequence MTAPSKSPLQVVQAQLDAYNAKDIEALLLAYAPDAEQYTLHGALLARGQEQMRERFLVRFGEPDLHARLLNRTVMANVVVDYELITRNFPEGVGTVEMICVYEVAEERIRKASFAVGATRMNTRP
- the fos gene encoding fosfomycin resistance glutathione transferase is translated as MLNGLNHLTLAVSDLSRSVHFYQSTLGLRLYARWDHGAYLSTGGLWLCLSHDPRRTDAAGADYTHYAFTIAGSDFADFVQAMRKAGVVEWKDNRSEGASFYFLDPDGHQLEAHVGDLASRLQACRDRPYAGMQFFD